From Callithrix jacchus isolate 240 chromosome 15, calJac240_pri, whole genome shotgun sequence, one genomic window encodes:
- the PDE12 gene encoding 2',5'-phosphodiesterase 12: MWRLPGVRAALRRIRTAVEQLSRAEAESEKAAGAMERAVVRCVPSEPKLSLSFALADGSHKNMQRDQSEPLGRVLSRIATNALKGHAKAAAAKKSRKSRPNVSGGASCSGPGSETAVACEPVVKLYYREEAVAEDVLNVDAWQDGAVLQIGDVKYKVERNPPAFTELQLPRYIMAGFPVCPKLSLEFGDPVGSLFRWYKEAKPGAAEPEVSVPSPLSPSFPSSWTETDVEERVYTPSNADIGLRLKLHCTPGDGQRFGPSRELESVCRVEAGPGTCTFDHRHLYTKKVTEDAFIRTVSYNILADTYAQTDFSRTVLYPYCAPYALELDYRQNLIQKELTGYNADVICLQEVDRAVFSDSLVPALDAFGLEGVFRIKQHEGLATFYRKSKFSLLSQHDISFHEALESDPLHKELLEKLVLYPSAQEKVLQRSSVLQVSVLQSTKDSSKRICVANTHLYWHPKGGYIRLIQMAVALAHIRHVSCDLYPGIPVIFCGDFNSTPSTGMYHFVINGNIPEDHEDWASNGEEERCNMSLTHFFKLKSACGEPAYTNYVGGFHGCLDYIFIDLNALEVEQVIPLPSHEEVTTHQALPSVSHPSDHIALVCDLKWK; the protein is encoded by the exons ATGTGGAGGCTCCCAGGCGTTCGCGCCGCGCTTCGGAGGATCCGGACGGCGGTGGAGCAGCTGAGCCGAGCTGAAGCGGAGAGCGAGAAGGCAGCGGGAGCGATGGAACGAGCTGTAGTGCGCTGTGTACCCTCGGAACCTAAGCTGAGCCTGTCATTCGCTTTGGCTGATGGCAGCCACAAGAACATGCAGCGCGACCAGAGCGAGCCGCTGGGTCGAGTCCTCAGCCGCATCGCTACCAATGCCCTAAAGGGTCACGCTAAGGCGGCCGCCGCCAAGAAGAGCAGGAAAAGCAGGCCGAATGTGAGCGGCGGTGCGTCCTGTTCAGGGCCGGGGTCTGAGACGGCGGTGGCCTGCGAGCCCGTGGTGAAGCTGTATTACCGGGAGGAGGCAGTGGCTGAGGACGTGCTCAACGTGGACGCCTGGCAAGACGGCGCGGTGCTGCAGATCGGCGATGTTAAGTACAAGGTGGAGCGCAACCCGCCCGCCTTCACCGAACTGCAGTTGCCGCGCTACATCATGGCCGGGTTCCCTGTGTGCCCCAAACTCAGCCTCGAATTTGGAGATCCCGTCGGCTCCCTCTTCCGCTGGTACAAGGAAGCCAAGCCCGGAGCGGCGGAGCCTGAGGTCAGTGTCCCCTCGCCAttgtctccctcctttccttcttcttggACCGAGACTGACGTGGAGGAGCGCGTCTACACCCCGTCCAATGCCGACATCGGGCTAAGGCTCAAGCTTCATTGCACCCCAGGCGATGGGCAGCGCTTTGGGCCGAGCCGGGAGTTGGAAAGTGTGTGTCGGGTAGAGGCTGGGCCTGGCACCTGCACTTTTGACCACCGGCATCTCTACACGAAGAAGGTGACGGAGGACGCTTTTATCCGCACTGTCTCTTACAACATCCTGGCAGACACGTACGCGCAGACTGATTTCTCGCGAACGGTCCTGTACCCATACTGTGCCCCCTACGCCCTGGAGCTCGACTACCGCCAGAACCTTATCCAGAAGGAACTCACCGGCTACAACGCCGATGTCATCTGTTTGCAGGAGGTTGACCGCGCAGTGTTTTCTGACAGCTTGGTACCCGCCTTAGACGCCTTCGGGCTAGAGGGGGTGTTTCGAATCAAGCAGCACGAAGGCCTGGCCACTTTCTACCGAAAGTCTAAGTTCAGCCTTCTTAGCCAGCATGACATTTCGTTCCACGAAGCCCTTGAGTCCGACCCACTTCACAAAGAACTGCTGGAGAAACTAGTTTTGTACCCATCAGCACAGGAGAAGGTGCTCCAGAGATCTTCTGTTCTTCAG gttTCAGTTCTTCAGTCTACAAAGGACTCTTCTAAAAGGATATGTGTTGCTAATACCCATCTTTACTGGCATCCTAAAG GTGGGTATATTCGCCTCATTCAAATGGCAGTAGCCTTGGCTCACATTAGACATGTTTCATGTGATCTGTATCCTGGCATACCAGTTATATTTTGTGGGGACTTTAATAGTACACCATCAACAGGAATGTATCATTTTGTCATCAATGGCAACATTCCAGAGGATCATGAAGACTGGGCTTCCaatggggaggaggaaagatgCAACATGTCTCTTACGCATTTCTTCAAGCTGAAAAGTGCTTGTGGTGAACCTGCTTACACAAATTATGTTGGTGGCTTTCATGGATGTCTAGATTACATTTTCATTGACTTAAATGCTTTAGAAGTTGAACAGGTGATTCCATTACCTAGTCATGAAGAAGTTACCACCCACCAGGCCTTACCTAGTGTTTCCCATCCCTCTGATCACATAGCACTTGTATgtgatttaaaatggaaatag